In one Silene latifolia isolate original U9 population chromosome 10, ASM4854445v1, whole genome shotgun sequence genomic region, the following are encoded:
- the LOC141607370 gene encoding uncharacterized protein LOC141607370, translating to MARRCDLFNNWIESCELVELEFSGAAHTWSRGNSVETRQSARLDRALCNSDWSLLFSEASVKYLSAIQSDHCPLLISPNGFAPLNAIHRQFRFQAAWLTHEKFSDFVTNNWQPGGDLTTQLSTLSTKLQNWNEEVFDNIFRKKRELIARINGCQKKLALVRDKGTIVLEAKLRRELDETLDREEILWCQKSRFDFIRDGDRNTSYFHVSTLVRRWCNRIKSLKNSEGIWVEDRNALIDLVINFYKNLYTQEGNYDANAEVPYDLFPELSPDDFGWLTRPYTEAEVEGVVHNMGALKAPGPDGFQALFLPKELGISENVGLCDSHQSPPREGIPDGF from the coding sequence ATGGCCCGTCGTTGTGACTTGTTTAATAACTGGATCGAATCATGCGAATTGGTCGAGCTAGAATTTTCAGGTGCTGCTCATACTTGGTCCCGAGGTAATAGTGTCGAAACCAGGCAAAGTGCTAGATTGGACCGTGCTTTATGTAACAGTGACTGGAGTCTCTTATTCAGCGAGGCAAGCGTTAAATATCTGTCGGCTATTCAGTCCGACCACTGTCCCTTATTAATATCCCCTAACGGTTTCGCCCCTCTCAATGCCATCCATAGACAGTTTCGGTTCCAAGCTGCGTGGCTAACACACGAAAAATTCTCGGATTTCGTTACCAATAATTGGCAACCCGGAGGTGATCTTACTACTCAACTTAGCACTCTTTCTACTAAATTGCAGAATTGGAATGAAGAAGTGTTTGACAATATTTTTAGAAAGAAGAGAGAACTCATTGCTAGAATTAATGGATGCCAAAAGAAGTTGGCCTTAGTACGAGACAAAGGAACTATTGTGTTAGAGGCAAAACTCCGCCGTGAACTAGACGAAACACTCGATCGTGAAGAAATCCTTTGGTGCCAGAAATCGCGATTTGATTTTATTAGGGATGGAGATAGAAACACCTCTTATTTCCATGTTAGTACCCTCGTTCGTCGTTGGTGCAATCGAATAAAATCCCTCAAAAACAGCGAGGGCATCTGGGTAGAGGATCGAAATGCTCTTATCGACCTAGTAATTAATTTCTATAAAAATCTTTATACACAGGAAGGCAATTATGATGCGAATGCCGAAGTCCCTTATGATCTTTTTCCCGAATTAAGTCCCGACGACTTTGGTTGGCTCACACGACCGTATACAGAGGCTGAGGTTGAAGGTGTAGTTCATAATATGGGGGCCTTAAAAGCTCCGGGTCCCGATGGTTTTCAAGCTCTTTTTTTACCAAAAGAATTGGGAATTAGTGAGAACGTCGGTTTGTGCGACAGTCATCAAAGCCCTCCAAGGGAAGGGATTCCCGACGGATTTTAA
- the LOC141605432 gene encoding uncharacterized protein LOC141605432, with protein MSSTDRGLFHHRKNDDEDIPSSGYGGNTDENRYGSDDTTGYGGNTGGNKYGSDDTTTGYGGNTGGNKYGSDDTTGYGGNTGGNKYGSDDTTTGYGGNTGGNKYGSDDTGYGGGNTEEKRYGSSDTTGYGGGNTEGKRYGSDDTTGYGGGNTTGYGGGVTEGDGYGKKESGSYESGEGGYNKNTYGDTTTDEPEKDYTKEEKHHKHLEELGIAAAAASGGYALYEKHQAKKDPEHAHRHKTAEELAAVGAVASGGFAFHEKHEKKETKEEREEAEEESEGKEKKKHHFF; from the exons atgtCGTCTACAGACAGAGGCCTCTTCCACCACCGCAAGAACGATGATGAGGACATCCCCTCATCTGGTTACGGTGGCAACACCGATGAAAACCGCTATGGTTCTGATGACACTACTGGATACGGCGGCAACACTGGGGGAAACAAGTACGGTTCTGATGACACTACTACTGGATACGGTGGCAACACCGGGGGAAACAAGTATGGTTCTGATGACACTACTGGATACGGTGGCAACACTGGGGGAAACAAGTATGGTTCTGATGACACTACTACTGGATACGGTGGCAACACCGGGGGAAACAAGTATGGCTCTGATGACACTGGTTATGGTGGTGGCAACACGGAGGAAAAGAGGTATGGCTCCAGTGACACTACCGGCTATGGTGGTGGAAACACAGAGGGAAAGAGGTATGGCTCTGATGACACTACTGGTTATGGTGGCGGAAACACTACTGGATATGGTGGCGGTGTGACAGAAGGAGACGGTTATGGTAAGAAGGAGAGCGGTAGCTATGAGAGTGGTGAAGGGGGATATAATAAGAATACTTATGGAGACACTACTACTGATGAGCCAGAAAAGGATTATACGAAGGAAGAGAAGCATCACAAGCATCTTGAGGAGCTTGgtattgctgctgctgctgcttctGGTGGTTATGCTCTG TATGAGAAACACCAAGCAAAGAAGGACCCAGAACATGCCCACAGGCACAAGACAGCGGAAGAGCTAGCGGCTGTGGGAGCGGTGGCGTCCGGTGGATTTGCATTCCATGAGAAGCATGAGAAGAAGGAAACTAAGGAAGAGCGAGAGGAGGCCGAGGAGGAGTCCGAGGGCAAGGAAAAGAAGAAGCATCATTTCTTCTAA